A segment of the Colletotrichum destructivum chromosome 3, complete sequence genome:
GGTAAAGGGGGGGTTGGACGCTGAAAGGAATTACTGGATTGCGTACATACTGCCGCCAACCCGAACGGTAAAGCAAGTAAGGCCGTCAAACGGGACGTGTTCACGACGGAAATTATTCGTGAGACAACTAGTCGGTACGGAATGCGTGCGCTGACCTGACGGCTGCCACTTGGTCATCTATCATCATGGTGATGCTAACCAGTGACGAAATAGGGTTGGTTGGAGCATCTTGAGATGGACTTCTTGCACAAATTGTGGAGATGTGGAATTCATACTCGAATATACTAACCGGGGATACAGATGCTGCTCCTCTTACAAGACGCCGGGACTCACTTATCCTTAAAGAATCCCGACACGAAGGCTTGTCTCCCTCGACCGCGAGCACGACTCAGACCTTGGATCTGGCGCCAACATTTTCCACGACCTCCGCCCTGCCGCCACCGCTCTTGACCTCTCCGACGGGGTCCATGTCCTCATGGTGGATGGCCTTttcgacggcgccgacggcctggtcggcgagggccttgTCCTCGAATACTGGTGACATAGCATCTCTGTCAGCCGACGGGCTTGCGGAACAAGCGACGGGGAAGCGGGAGACGGGAACTTACAAAaggccagctcctcgagggtGCGGCCCGCGGTCTCGGGGAACATAAAGTagacgaagacgacctcgaaggcgagccagcagcagtagcTGATGAGGTAGCGCCAGGAGGcgttgccgatgccgatgggGTTGACAAAGGTCGTGAAGAAGCCCGCCAGGCGGCCGAACAGCTGGAAGAGCGAGATGCCGCGCGAGCGCAGCGCGTAGGGCCACAGCTCGACGAGGTACGTGTACGTCAGCGCGTTGTAGCCGATGTTGTAGCAGGGCGAGTacatgaagatgaagaagatggtcGCCACCGATGCGCTCTCGTTCTTGTAATCGTTGTCTAGGGCGTGAACAGCGCGCTCCATGGAGATGGTCCACGCGATGTAGCACAGAAGCTGTTACATGCCGGTAAGTATACGGCGGGCTTAAACTCTCCAATTcagggggggcggggcaAAGAACATACCAGTGAGATGGTGCAGGCGAGGTACATGACGCGACGGCGGAACGTCCGGACGAGCATGGCCACGGTAAAACCGCAGATGAGGGACCAGCccgcgatgccgaggttgaTCTTCTGTTTGACGGTAGAGTCTGTCAAGCCGATCatctcgagcaggtcgccgaggtaGTACCTGTGGCATCGAGTCAAACCAATGCGCCATGGTGTAGAATTTGGGAAAACgggggcaagaagaagaagaagaagaagaagaaggagggaaaCAGTAGAAGTGGAAACATAGACTCCAGACTCACGATATGAGCGTGTTGCCGGACCACTGGGTAAATAGGCCAAGCATCGCCGAGATGAgagcgcggcggcgcatGCCGGAGGTGTCGAGGATGTCCATCCACGAGTGCTTCGAGGCCTCCATCTCGAGCGTGATGACAGTTTTCATCTGCACCATCTCCGCCTTGACGAATTCGGAGTCGCGGTCGCCCTCAGCGTGGTACTTGATGAGGATCTCATtcgcgtcctcggcgcggtCCTGGGTGATGAGCCAACGGGGGCTCTCGGGGAGGAAGCTATGTCGCGAAGTTGAGTTAGGATTTTTGGAATTCAAGATCGACCGGGCAGATGAATTCCTGATGGATTCTCCCGTACGGCgacaaaggggggggggggggggttccctCACAAGACGAAGGTGATCTGTAAAAGTGACGGGCAGATCTGGAGGAGGGACGGGATGCGCCACGCCCAGTCACTTTTGATGTTGTTGGTGCCGAAGCAGATACCGGCAGCCGTGATTTGACCGACAAAGTAGGCAACGTTGAACCTGTGAGCCCGTCAGTCCTTGTTGTTTTCCCTTCACGCGGGATCGAACTCACAGAGACGTGAGAACCGGACGCTCCTTGGGGTAACCGAGCTCGCCGATGAGGGAGGAGCCGGAGACAATACAGGTCGGAATACCGAAGCCGAGAATCATGCGCGCAACGATGTACATGCCGACTTAATCATCCCCCGTAGAGTTAGCCACATCTCACTTTCCTTTCTCCTCCCCGCTCACGGAGAAGAGAACACTCCGTCCATGGAGACATACCGTGCTGAGAGAACCCCTGGAtgagggcgccgatgaccaTGATCACGCTGCCGCCAAAGATGGACCATCGCCGCCCGAACTTGTCGTTGACGACGGGGATGAAAGGAAGGGACAAGATGGCGCCAAGCGagtaggcggcggcgataATGCCCTTCAGGCTGCCCTGCGGGTCACCAAAGTCTGAC
Coding sequences within it:
- a CDS encoding Putative major facilitator, sugar transporter, major facilitator superfamily, with amino-acid sequence MVQIKRIQETGASDPILTRISEEDKVPWYQKPNLRYLYFMLFPTCMGIELTSGFDSQMINALQIVPSWKEYFGDPQGSLKGIIAAAYSLGAILSLPFIPVVNDKFGRRWSIFGGSVIMVIGALIQGFSQHVGMYIVARMILGFGIPTCIVSGSSLIGELGYPKERPVLTSLFNVAYFVGQITAAGICFGTNNIKSDWAWRIPSLLQICPSLLQITFVFFLPESPRWLITQDRAEDANEILIKYHAEGDRDSEFVKAEMVQMKTVITLEMEASKHSWMDILDTSGMRRRALISAMLGLFTQWSGNTLISYYLGDLLEMIGLTDSTVKQKINLGIAGWSLICGFTVAMLVRTFRRRVMYLACTISLLLCYIAWTISMERAVHALDNDYKNESASVATIFFIFMYSPCYNIGYNALTYTYLVELWPYALRSRGISLFQLFGRLAGFFTTFVNPIGIGNASWRYLISYCCWLAFEVVFVYFMFPETAGRTLEELAFLFEDKALADQAVGAVEKAIHHEDMDPVGEVKSGGGRAEVVENVGARSKV